Proteins encoded within one genomic window of Marasmius oreades isolate 03SP1 chromosome 4, whole genome shotgun sequence:
- a CDS encoding uncharacterized protein (MEROPS:MER0000432) has translation MSSFKISIPDALIDDLRQKLELARLPDELEDAGWDYGVPLADVRRLVALWKDGYDWRKHEKELNDELPQFTRDIEVEGFGSLNVHYVHKESETKNAIPLLFIHGWPGSFLEVRKILPLLTSGSPCFHVVAVGQPGYGFSEAPKKGGFGVPQYAQLGHKLMISLGYTEYVTQAGDWGHSVARTISSVYGPKYAKAWHTNVLFGFPPAHDSPETYTLAEKEGLERSKWFQEKGTGYMHEHNTQPQTLGYSLADSPVGLLAWIYEKLVNWSDTYPWDDDEVLTWISIYWFSRAGPAASIRNYYEHNKMGGRLWLIEKYPTTIPLGYSRFPKDLAVHPRSYVHILHHLLLLLTLCCSWIKETNLVFESVHESGGHFAAHEKPIELVDDLRKMFGKNCPAFGVVAERNGY, from the exons ATGTCGTCTTTCAAGATCTCAATACCTGATGCGTTGATTGATGATCTGCGTCAAAAGCTTGAGCTCGCAAGACTTCCCGATGAATTAGAAGACGCAGGTTGGGATTATGGGGTACCCTTGGCTGATGTCAGACGCTTAGTAGCCCTTTGGAAGGACGGATACGATTGGAGGAAGCACGAGAAGGAACTGAACGACGAATTGCCTCAATTTACTCGGGATATCGAGGTTGAAGGATTTGGATCGCTCAACGTCCACTATGTGCACAAGGAAAGCGAGACAAAGAATGCGATTCCACTTTTATTCATCCATGGAT GGCCAGGAAGTTTTTTAGAGGTTCGGAAGATTCTACCATTGTTAACATCGGGATCGCCCTGCTTCCACGTCGTTGCCGTGGGTCAGCCAGGATATGGATTCTCTGAAGCGCCGAAAAAGGGAGGATTTGGTGTTCCTCAGTACGCCCAA CTCGGCCATAAACTGATGATTTCACTTGGATACACCGAATACG TGACACAAGCAGGTGACTGGGGACACTCG GTTGCTCGAACAATCTCCAGCGTATATGGTCCGAAATACGCTAAAGCATGGCACACCAATGTTCTGTT TGGGTTCCCACCGGCTCACGACTCTCCAGAGACTTACACACtagctgagaaagagggCCTGGAGCGATCAAAGTGGTTTCAGGAGAAAGGAACGGGATACATGCACGAGCATAATACGCAACCCCAAACACTTGGATATAGTCTCGCTGACTCGCCCGTTGGACTTCTTGCTTGGATTTATGAGAAACTGGTTAATTGGAGTGATACGTATCCGtgggatgacgatgaagtaCTGACTTGGATCTCTATATACTGGTTCTCTCGTGCTGGGCCGGCTGCCTCGATCAGAAACTATTATGAACATAATAAAATGGGAGGAAGACTTTGGTTGATTGAAAAGTACCCAACTACCATCCCTCTTGGCTATTCTCGCTTTCCCAAAGACCTAGCTGTACATCCGCGATCGTATGTCCACATCTTACACCATTTATTGTTACTACTAACCTTGTGCTGCAGTTGGATCAAAGAAACGAACCTCGTCTTTGAGTCGGTCCATGAGTCCGGTGGTCATTTTGCCGCACACGAAAAACCGATCGAGTTGGTGGACGATCTAAGAAAGATGTTTGGAAAGAATTGTCCTGCGTTTGGTGTAGTCGCTGAAAGGAACGGCTACTGA
- a CDS encoding uncharacterized protein (BUSCO:EOG09264HX6) — translation MLGTCFRRSYRTKASPHLPKGAQVARTESTPLAVRLRRERDLGPVKAGETDAAYGGLTPSEVARYNRYLAMGTLPKIDGKPLTQTQYLERLSAKRSRIRGIRTVKRDDKEVVEVVGQPIYLPNMIFRLVRNHTLEGQDYNPYEATFRIPLSVTKNDVRSYLFSAYGVKTTYVRTDIRYGKHHSTINRPSPLHPFRRLAAYKRAVVGLVDPFYYPHRVEDMPLEEKQERREFMEESFHVKETRANEVKANLQAKAKQFGSDMQTWKYRGDPKIGKNRGNILRAVAQRRILKEKLVSEQVKEWQRKRAKGETIELALPSSKKAKKKPVDGAAPPAATAASPPSV, via the coding sequence ATGCTGGGAACGTGTTTTCGACGGTCCTATCGGACAAAAGCTTCTCCTCATCTGCCAAAGGGTGCTCAGGTAGCCAGGACGGAGTCGACACCTCTCGCCGTTCGTCTCCGACGGGAACGAGATTTAGGGCCCGTCAAAGCTGGTGAAACAGATGCAGCCTATGGTGGCCTAACACCCTCCGAAGTTGCACGGTATAACCGATATCTCGCAATGGGAACACTACCCAAGATAGACGGGAAACCCCTTACGCAGACACAGTACTTGGAACGATTAAGCGCCAAACGTTCTCGTATTCGAGGAATTAGGACTGTGAAGCGGGATGATAAAGAGGTTGTAGAAGTTGTAGGTCAACCAATCTATCTTCCCAACATGATATTTCGTCTCGTTCGCAATCATACGCTAGAGGGTCAAGACTACAACCCATACGAAGCCACCTTCCGTATTCCATTATCTGTGACCAAGAATGATGTACGGTCATACCTATTCTCTGCCTACGGCGTCAAGACCACCTATGTTCGTACCGACATCCGCTACGGAAAACACCATTCCACCATAAATAGGCCTAGTCCCCTCCACCCCTTCCGAAGATTGGCAGCGTATAAACGAGCAGTGGTTGGATTGGTGGATCCATTCTATTACCCACATCGTGTGGAGGACATGCCTTTAGAGGAGAAACAGGAGAGAAGGGAATTTATGGAGGAGAGTTTCCATGTTAAAGAGACGAGAGCGAACGAGGTGAAGGCGAACTTGCAGGCCAAGGCAAAACAATTTGGGTCGGACATGCAAACATGGAAATACAGAGGTGACCCCAAAATTGGGAAAAATCGAGGAAATATATTGCGGGCCGTTGCGCAAAGGAGGATCTTAAAGGAGAAGTTGGTGAGCGAGCAGGTGAAGGAGtggcagaggaagagggcaAAGGGCGAGACGATTGAACTTGCTTTACCCTCGTCGAAGAAGGCGAAAAAGAAACCAGTGGATGGGGCAGCACCACCGGCCGCAACAGCAGCTTCTCCTCCCTCAGTTTAA
- a CDS encoding uncharacterized protein (BUSCO:EOG09260K29), giving the protein MVNYTCNRLLRTFRSTCAPLTVIICFSCLLTFIFILSQPSPGPGLIQRLGWQSWELVSTPDDSKASSTANHTDTTTDKGHGSNVPEGVDWWDTSTESETIDYTSLPLDKWAPLLPHDTGLSEIAVTHCVFDPDRVPEELCSPPTTKELDGIHGKWVRVDRNVNLETGYFSGYLNIYYRRTRRQDINLIANITLLPENTEPWPVEGWKRASTSLRTGWRAPPLYLWYYAVKTASQMTAEERADLITEMDVLYGDDVPWYGFEKLDPPTLAAEPGKVESTRIIIRRGVKIPPRAPPLHFSRDGKFKILQVADLHYSVSVGKCQNVRFSPCSASDNLTSTLLSRILDAEKPDLVVFTGDQLNGQDTSWDPKSVLAKFARSVTDRKIPWAAVFGNHDSEIGANREEQMKLMQALPYSLAERGPKDISGVGNYVLKVKSADPSKTHILTLYFLDSGSYSKGVFDWLGFFRGTEYDWIHQDQIDWFLQESSRIDPIERPFHPDGAKDLGNVWKRQDQITPDTRRLAKPNALMFFHIPLPEAYSRADRDPRTNSPLDIGIHGNEQQGSAKGNDGFFEKGLLKAMESDHVTSSTLEVKAVANGHCHITENCRRVKGIWMCFGGGGSYSGYGKIGFDRRFRVYDISNYGETITTYKRTESESDEVINKQILTGLGAVPL; this is encoded by the exons ATGGTCAACTATACCTGTAACAGGCTTTTGCGCACTTTCAGGTCCACTTGTGCACCATTAACAGTCATTATCTGTTTCTCCTGCCTCCTCACATTCATTTTTATACTATCTCAACCTTCACCGGGCCCAGGACTCATACAAAGACTAGGCTGGCAATCTTGGGAACTTGTATCTACTCCAGATGACTCAAAAGCGTCATCGACTGCTAACCACACCGATACGACGACCGACAAAGGGCATGGTTCAAACGTACCAGAGGGAGTTGACTGGTGGGATACGTCCACAGAGAGCGAAACGATAGATTACACAAGCTTACCACTGGACAAATGGGCGCCACTGCTACCTCATGATACTGGTC TTTCTGAAATCGCCGTTACGCATTGCGTTTTCGACCCTGATAGAGTACCCGAGGAACTTTGTTCCCCACCGACGACGAAAGAGTTGGATGGGATCCATGGGAAGTGGGTTCGTGTTGACAGAAACGTGAATTTGGAGACAGGGTATTTTTCAGGATATCTA AACATTTATTACCGTCGGACGCGACGACAAGATATCAATCTTATTGCAAATATAACACTATTGCCAGAAAACACGGAACCTTGGCCTGTTGAAGGATGGAAGAGGGCAAGCACATCACTGAGAACGGGTTGGCGAGCACCACCTCTCTATCTTTGGTACTATGCAGTCAAAACTGCATCACAGATGACTGCAGAAGAACGAGCGGACTTGATCACTGAGATGGATGTTTTGTATGGAGACGATGTGCCTTGGTACGGATTTGAGAAACTGGATCCACCTACGTTGGCTGCAGAACCTGGTAAAGTAGAAAGCACTCGGATCATCATTCGCCGTGGTGTTAAGA TCCCTCCCCGTGCTCCACCACTTCACTTTTCACGCGATGGAAAATTTAAGATCCTACAAGTTGCAGATCTTCATTATTCAGTCTCCGTGGGCAAGTGCCAGAACGTCCGCTTCTCCCCCTGTTCGGCATCCGACAACCTCACCTCTACACTTCTCTCACGAATCCTTGACGCGGAAAAACCCGATCTGGTCGTCTTCACAGGTGACCAGCTCAATGGTCAAGACACCTCATGGGATCCCAAATCAGTTCTAGCGAAGTTTGCGAGGTCTGTCACGGACAGGAAAATTCCATGGGCAGCTGTCTTTGGTAACCATGATTCTGAGATCGGTGCAAATCGAGAGGAACAGATGAAGTTGATGCAGGCCTTGCCGTACAGTCTGGCGGAACGTGGTCCCAAAGATAttagtggagtgggaaatTATGTCTTGAAAGTGAAGAGTGCTGATCC GTCCAAGACCCATATACTTACTCTCTACTTCCTTGACTCCGGTTCATATTCTAAGGGTGTATTTGATTGGTTGGGCTTCTTCAGGGGAACCGAATATGATTGGATTCATCAA GATCAGATTGATTGGTTCTTACAAGAGTCGA GCAGAATCGACCCAATTGAACGCCCCTTCCATCCAGATGGTGCTAAGGACCTTGGGAACGTATGGAAGCGTCAAGACCAGATCACACCAGACACCCGACGACTTGCCAAGCCGAATGCGTTGATGTTTTTCCACATTCCTTT GCCAGAAGCCTATAGCCGTGCAGACCGCGACCCTCGAACGAATAGCCCTTTGGACATCGGCATCCACGGTAATGAGCAGCAGGGAAGTGCCAAAGGCAACGACGGATTCTTCGAGAAGGGCTTGTTGAAAGCTATGGAAAGTGATCATGTCACGAGTTCTACGCTCGAAGTGAAGGCTGTCGCGAACGGCCATTGCCATA TCACCGAGAACTGCAGACGTGTGAAAGGGATTTGGATGTGTTTTGGTGGCGGTGG CTCCTACTCTGGCTACGGGAAGATTGG ATTCGACCGAAGATTCAGGGTGTATGACATCTCGAACTATGGTGAAACGATTACTACATACAAAAGAACGGAATCGGAATCGGATGAAGTGATCAATAAGCAGATTCTTACTGGCCTTGGTGCCGTTCCTTTGTAG